One window of the Streptomyces sp. TS71-3 genome contains the following:
- a CDS encoding 1-acyl-sn-glycerol-3-phosphate acyltransferase, protein MCNRPRVTSTVLTCGDLRTSAPGAAVDPLTTEGPLSRFAFLKAVLGPLMRLMFRPRVEGAENIPTSGPVIIAGNHLTFIDSFVLPVVCDRQVLFIGKDEYVTGKGLKGRLMAWFFTGVGMIPVDRDGANGGVAALMTGRRVLEEGRMFGIYPEGTRSPDGRLYRGRTGIARLTLMTGAPVVPFAMIGTDKLQPGGAGIPRPGRVTIRFGAPMEFSRYEGMDRDRYVLRAVTDSVMTEVMRLSGQEYVDMYATKAKAAA, encoded by the coding sequence ATGTGCAATCGCCCGCGCGTCACGAGTACCGTACTCACCTGCGGAGACCTCCGCACGAGTGCACCAGGCGCAGCAGTCGATCCCTTGACCACGGAGGGCCCGTTGTCCCGTTTCGCGTTCCTCAAGGCAGTGCTCGGGCCGCTGATGCGCCTGATGTTCCGGCCACGGGTGGAGGGCGCGGAGAACATCCCCACCTCCGGGCCCGTGATCATCGCGGGCAACCACCTCACGTTCATCGACTCGTTCGTGCTTCCCGTCGTCTGCGACCGGCAGGTCCTCTTCATCGGCAAGGACGAGTACGTCACGGGCAAGGGGCTGAAGGGCCGTCTGATGGCGTGGTTCTTCACCGGCGTCGGCATGATCCCGGTGGACCGGGACGGTGCCAACGGCGGGGTGGCCGCGCTGATGACGGGCCGGCGGGTGCTGGAGGAGGGCCGGATGTTCGGCATCTACCCGGAGGGCACCCGCTCCCCCGACGGGCGGCTGTACCGCGGCCGCACGGGCATCGCCCGGCTGACGCTGATGACCGGCGCGCCGGTGGTGCCGTTCGCGATGATCGGCACGGACAAGCTCCAGCCCGGCGGCGCCGGCATCCCCCGCCCTGGCAGGGTGACGATCCGCTTCGGCGCGCCGATGGAGTTCTCCCGCTACGAGGGCATGGACCGCGACCGCTACGTGCTGCGCGCGGTGACGGACTCCGTGATGACGGAGGTCATGCGGCTGTCCGGCCAGGAGTACGTGGACATGTACGCGACGAAGGCGAAGGCGGCGGCCTGA
- the argH gene encoding argininosuccinate lyase, with product MSSNNGDVRLWGGRFADGPAEALAALSASVHFDWRLAPYDIAGSRAHARVLHRAGLLTEDELERMLAGLDRLAADVADGSFTGTVADEDVHTALERGLLERLGPDLGGKLRAGRSRNDQVATLFRMYLRDHARIVGGLITDLQEALVGLAEAHPDVAMPGRTHLQHAQPVLFAHHVLAHVQALARDAERLRQWDARTAVSPYGSGALAGSSLGLDPEAVARDLGFEGGSAANSIDGTAARDFAAEFAFITAMIGVDLSRIAEEVIIWNTKEFSFVTLHDSFSTGSSIMPQKKNPDIAELARGKSGRLIGNLTGLLATLKALPLAYNRDLQEDKEPVFDSCDQLEVLLPAFTGMMATLTVNRERMEELAPAGFSLATDIAEWLVRQGVPFRVAHEVAGECVKECETLGIELDQLTDEQFAKISPHLTPGVRTVLNVPGALASRGARGGTAPAAVAAQLAEVKADLAVQREWADAARR from the coding sequence TTGAGCAGCAACAACGGTGACGTCCGGCTCTGGGGCGGCCGGTTCGCCGACGGCCCCGCCGAGGCCCTGGCCGCGCTCTCCGCCTCCGTCCACTTCGACTGGCGGCTCGCGCCGTACGACATCGCGGGATCGCGTGCACACGCGCGCGTGCTGCACCGGGCGGGGCTGCTCACCGAGGACGAGCTGGAGCGGATGCTCGCGGGCCTGGACCGGCTCGCCGCCGACGTCGCCGACGGCTCCTTCACGGGTACCGTCGCCGACGAGGACGTGCACACCGCCCTGGAGCGGGGCCTGCTGGAGCGCCTCGGCCCCGACCTGGGCGGAAAGCTGCGCGCCGGACGGTCGCGCAACGACCAGGTGGCCACGCTGTTCCGGATGTACCTGCGCGACCACGCCCGGATCGTCGGCGGCCTGATCACCGACCTCCAGGAGGCGCTGGTGGGGCTCGCCGAGGCCCACCCGGACGTCGCCATGCCGGGCCGCACCCACCTCCAGCACGCCCAGCCGGTGCTCTTCGCGCACCACGTGCTCGCGCACGTACAGGCGCTGGCGCGGGACGCCGAGCGGCTGCGGCAGTGGGACGCGCGCACCGCCGTCTCGCCCTACGGATCGGGTGCGCTGGCCGGCTCCTCGCTGGGCCTCGACCCGGAGGCGGTCGCCCGGGACCTGGGCTTCGAGGGCGGCAGCGCCGCCAACTCCATCGACGGCACCGCCGCGCGCGACTTCGCCGCCGAGTTCGCCTTCATCACCGCGATGATCGGCGTCGACCTCTCCCGGATCGCGGAGGAGGTCATCATCTGGAACACGAAGGAGTTCTCCTTCGTCACGCTCCACGACTCCTTCTCGACGGGTTCGTCGATCATGCCGCAGAAGAAGAACCCGGACATCGCCGAGCTGGCGCGCGGCAAGTCGGGGCGCCTGATCGGCAACCTCACCGGCCTGCTCGCCACCCTCAAGGCGCTCCCGCTCGCCTACAACCGCGACCTCCAGGAGGACAAGGAGCCCGTCTTCGACTCCTGCGACCAGCTGGAGGTGCTGCTGCCCGCCTTCACCGGCATGATGGCCACCCTCACCGTCAACCGCGAGCGGATGGAGGAGCTGGCGCCCGCCGGGTTCTCCCTCGCCACCGACATCGCCGAGTGGCTGGTCAGGCAGGGCGTGCCGTTCAGGGTCGCCCACGAGGTCGCCGGGGAGTGCGTCAAGGAGTGCGAGACGCTCGGCATCGAGCTTGACCAGCTCACCGACGAGCAGTTCGCCAAGATCTCCCCGCACCTGACGCCCGGCGTGCGCACGGTCCTGAACGTGCCGGGCGCCCTCGCCTCCCGCGGCGCCCGCGGCGGCACGGCGCCCGCGGCGGTGGCCGCGCAGCTTGCCGAGGTCAAGGCGGACCTGGCCGTGCAGCGTGAGTGGGCGGACGCAGCGCGCCGATAG
- a CDS encoding glycerophosphodiester phosphodiesterase has protein sequence MAKQVSNEQRPAGGPGRRTVLGAAVLGAGGAVAGLPTAARAAERAAGPAAASHGHGLDLPTPTVIGHRGTAGYRPEHTFGSYQHALDLGAHIVEQDVVPTKDGHLVCRHENDITATTDVAQHPEFAGRKTTKTVDGNAITGWFTEDFTLAELKTLRAIERIPANRPNNTLYNGRWEVPTYEEVLQWADREGNRRGRPVWLYVETKHPTYFRGLGFDVENLLARLLRTYRRDRRDSPLILQSFEPSSIQRLSRLVDSPSIVLLDAAGTRPWDFTASGDPRTVDDLVKPAGLEWIASFAQGIGPTVDLIIPKDANGKLTRPTTLVPDAHAAGLILHPYTMRNENTFLPADFRKGTDPNAYGDAFGAFRRYFETGIDGIFSDNADTALLAREDFVNG, from the coding sequence ATGGCGAAGCAGGTGTCGAACGAGCAGCGACCGGCCGGGGGACCGGGCCGGCGCACGGTCCTGGGAGCGGCCGTGCTCGGCGCGGGAGGCGCCGTCGCCGGTCTGCCCACAGCCGCCCGGGCCGCCGAGCGCGCCGCAGGCCCCGCGGCGGCGTCCCACGGGCACGGCCTCGACCTGCCGACGCCCACCGTCATCGGCCACCGCGGCACCGCGGGATACCGCCCCGAGCACACCTTCGGCTCCTACCAGCACGCCCTCGACCTCGGCGCGCACATAGTCGAGCAGGACGTCGTGCCCACCAAGGACGGGCACCTGGTCTGCCGGCACGAGAACGACATCACGGCCACCACGGACGTCGCCCAGCACCCCGAGTTCGCCGGCCGCAAGACCACGAAGACGGTCGACGGCAACGCGATCACCGGCTGGTTCACCGAGGACTTCACCCTCGCCGAGCTCAAGACCCTGCGCGCGATCGAGCGGATTCCCGCCAACCGCCCGAACAACACGCTCTACAACGGCCGGTGGGAGGTGCCCACCTACGAGGAGGTCCTCCAGTGGGCCGACCGCGAGGGCAACAGGCGCGGCCGCCCGGTCTGGCTGTACGTGGAGACGAAGCACCCCACCTACTTCCGGGGGCTGGGCTTCGACGTCGAGAACCTGCTGGCGCGGCTGCTCCGCACGTACCGCCGGGACCGCCGCGACTCGCCGCTCATCCTCCAGTCCTTCGAGCCCAGCAGCATCCAGCGGCTGTCCCGGCTCGTCGACTCGCCGTCCATCGTGCTCCTGGACGCCGCCGGCACCCGCCCCTGGGACTTCACCGCCTCCGGCGACCCGCGCACCGTCGACGACCTGGTCAAGCCCGCGGGCCTGGAGTGGATCGCGTCCTTCGCGCAGGGCATCGGGCCCACGGTCGACCTGATCATCCCGAAGGACGCGAACGGCAAGCTCACCAGGCCGACCACGCTGGTCCCCGACGCGCACGCCGCCGGCCTGATCCTGCACCCGTACACGATGCGCAACGAGAACACCTTCCTGCCCGCCGACTTCCGCAAGGGCACCGACCCCAACGCCTACGGCGACGCCTTCGGCGCCTTCCGCAGGTACTTCGAGACCGGCATCGACGGGATCTTCTCCGACAATGCCGACACGGCCCTGCTCGCCCGCGAGGACTTCGTCAACGGCTGA
- the cbiE gene encoding precorrin-6y C5,15-methyltransferase (decarboxylating) subunit CbiE, with protein MADRVTVIGWDGSPLTDAARSALSAATLVAGAAHHLALPEIPAGAERIRLGSVALAARRIAAHRGTAVVLADGDPGFFGVVRTLRDPEFGLEVEVVPAVSSVAAAFARAGMPWDDAEVVVAHPRTLRRAVNVCRAHAKVAVLTSPGAGPAELGLLLEGVHRTFVICEELGTERERVTVVTSDKAADHTWRDPNVVIAVGAAATGEPGWIAGRDPGAVRGWALPGTVYGGGLNEGEGAPLRAAQLARLGPRVGDLVWDIGSGTGALSAEAGRFGAAVIAVDADADACARTTATARRFGVHLQVVHGTAPHILESLPEPDVVRVAGGGAAVVSAVADRRPERIVTHAATRDEAELIGRDLMEHGYDVECSLLQSVELDTRAWAECERSVAFLICGILQERRDPSR; from the coding sequence ATGGCCGACCGGGTCACGGTGATCGGCTGGGACGGCTCGCCGCTGACGGACGCGGCGCGCTCGGCGCTGTCGGCCGCCACCCTGGTGGCCGGCGCCGCCCACCACCTGGCGCTCCCCGAGATCCCGGCGGGCGCCGAACGCATCCGGCTCGGCAGCGTGGCTCTCGCCGCACGCCGCATCGCGGCGCACCGCGGCACCGCCGTCGTCCTCGCCGACGGCGACCCGGGCTTCTTCGGCGTGGTACGCACCCTGCGCGACCCCGAGTTCGGCCTGGAGGTCGAGGTGGTGCCCGCCGTCTCGTCGGTGGCCGCGGCCTTCGCCCGGGCCGGCATGCCCTGGGACGACGCCGAGGTCGTGGTCGCCCATCCCCGCACCCTGCGCCGCGCCGTGAACGTCTGCCGCGCGCACGCCAAGGTCGCCGTGCTCACCTCGCCCGGCGCGGGCCCCGCGGAACTCGGGCTGCTCCTTGAAGGAGTGCACCGCACCTTCGTGATCTGCGAGGAACTCGGCACGGAACGCGAGCGGGTCACCGTCGTCACCTCCGACAAGGCCGCCGACCACACCTGGCGCGACCCCAACGTCGTCATCGCGGTCGGGGCCGCGGCCACCGGCGAGCCAGGCTGGATCGCGGGCCGCGACCCCGGGGCCGTCCGCGGCTGGGCGCTGCCCGGCACCGTCTACGGCGGCGGCCTGAACGAAGGCGAGGGCGCGCCGCTGCGTGCCGCCCAACTCGCCCGGCTCGGCCCGCGGGTGGGGGACCTCGTCTGGGACATCGGCTCCGGCACCGGCGCGCTGAGCGCGGAGGCCGGACGGTTCGGCGCCGCCGTCATCGCCGTCGACGCCGACGCCGACGCCTGCGCCCGCACCACCGCGACCGCCCGCCGCTTCGGCGTTCACCTCCAGGTCGTGCACGGCACCGCGCCGCACATCCTGGAGAGCCTCCCCGAGCCGGACGTCGTCCGTGTCGCCGGCGGGGGAGCGGCGGTCGTCTCCGCCGTCGCCGACCGCCGCCCCGAGCGCATCGTCACCCACGCCGCCACCCGCGACGAGGCCGAACTCATCGGCCGCGACCTCATGGAGCACGGCTACGACGTGGAGTGCTCCCTGCTCCAGTCCGTCGAACTCGACACCCGGGCCTGGGCCGAGTGCGAGCGCAGCGTCGCCTTCCTGATCTGCGGGATCCTCCAGGAACGCCGCGATCCCAGCCGGTGA
- a CDS encoding aldo/keto reductase, whose product MKTVALGDLTVSAEGLGCMGMSSVYGAADWDSCVATVRHALDLGVTLIDTADAYGAGHNEVLVGRAIAGRRDEAQVATKAGMDYGTGRGKVVLRGNPDYLKRACDASLLRLGVDHIDLYYLHRVAPDSTVEESVGALAELVAEGKVRHIGLSEVTGEQLRRAHAVHPVTAVQSEYSLWTRDPEKDVADAARELGVGLVAYSPLGRGFLTSTVDVTALAPDDGRRRLPRFTEDAARANAALNEAVEAVAREKGASAGQVALAWVASRSERLGVPVVPIPGTKRVTWLEENAAALDVALDPSDLERLEGLADSVRGDRY is encoded by the coding sequence ATGAAGACCGTCGCACTGGGAGATCTCACCGTCTCGGCCGAGGGGCTGGGCTGCATGGGGATGAGTTCCGTGTACGGTGCCGCCGACTGGGACTCCTGCGTGGCCACCGTCCGGCACGCCCTGGACCTGGGCGTCACGCTGATCGACACCGCCGACGCCTACGGGGCGGGCCACAACGAAGTGCTGGTGGGGCGCGCGATCGCCGGGCGCAGGGACGAGGCGCAGGTGGCCACCAAGGCGGGCATGGACTACGGCACCGGCCGCGGCAAGGTCGTCCTGCGCGGCAACCCCGACTACCTCAAGCGGGCCTGCGACGCCTCCCTGCTGCGGCTCGGGGTCGACCACATCGACCTGTACTACCTGCACCGCGTCGCACCCGACAGCACGGTGGAGGAGTCCGTCGGCGCGCTGGCCGAGCTGGTGGCCGAGGGCAAGGTGCGGCACATCGGGTTGTCCGAGGTGACCGGCGAGCAGCTGCGCAGGGCGCACGCGGTGCACCCGGTCACCGCGGTGCAGAGCGAGTACTCGCTGTGGACGCGCGACCCCGAGAAGGACGTGGCCGACGCCGCTCGTGAGCTCGGCGTCGGGCTCGTCGCCTACTCCCCGCTCGGGCGCGGCTTCCTCACCAGCACCGTCGACGTGACCGCCCTGGCTCCCGACGACGGGCGCCGCCGGCTGCCGCGCTTCACCGAGGACGCCGCGAGGGCGAACGCCGCCCTCAACGAGGCCGTCGAGGCGGTCGCACGGGAGAAGGGGGCCTCCGCGGGCCAGGTCGCGCTGGCGTGGGTGGCCTCGCGGAGCGAGCGGCTGGGAGTGCCGGTGGTGCCGATCCCCGGCACCAAGCGCGTCACGTGGCTGGAGGAGAACGCCGCCGCCCTCGACGTCGCCCTCGACCCGTCCGACCTCGAACGGCTGGAAGGCCTCGCCGACTCCGTGCGGGGGGACCGGTACTGA
- a CDS encoding helix-turn-helix domain-containing protein produces MDGSNALGGFLRARREQVRPEDVGLAVSGRRRTPGLRREEVALLAGISTDYYLRLEQGRDRTPSTQVLDAVAGVLRMDHDQIAYLHALNRRRSRHGEPPPSEDVPDGTLRLLDALPMPAFVQDRYLNVLAANPTAEALSPTMRPGANRLVAAFLDPHEAELHEDWERLTAAAVGQLRATVGAEPDDPRLLSLVGGLCAESERFRRLWARQDVVRPSGGMARLRHPDVGCLELYREKLVIAGTGGQTLVIYHAEAGSASARALDLLTLSSTPDRGAARL; encoded by the coding sequence GTGGACGGCTCGAACGCGCTGGGAGGGTTCCTCCGCGCGCGCCGCGAACAGGTGCGCCCCGAGGACGTCGGGCTTGCGGTGTCGGGTCGGCGGCGCACGCCCGGCCTGCGGCGCGAGGAGGTCGCCCTGCTGGCCGGCATCAGCACCGACTACTACCTGCGGCTCGAACAGGGGCGTGACCGGACGCCGTCCACCCAGGTGCTCGACGCGGTCGCGGGCGTGCTGCGGATGGACCACGACCAGATCGCCTACCTGCACGCGCTGAACCGGCGCCGGTCGCGGCACGGCGAACCGCCGCCGTCCGAGGACGTTCCCGACGGCACGCTCCGGCTGCTCGACGCGCTGCCCATGCCCGCGTTCGTGCAGGACAGGTACCTGAACGTGCTGGCGGCCAACCCGACGGCCGAGGCACTCTCGCCGACCATGCGGCCGGGCGCCAACCGGCTCGTCGCGGCGTTCCTCGATCCCCACGAGGCCGAACTCCACGAGGACTGGGAGCGCCTGACCGCGGCGGCCGTCGGCCAGCTCCGCGCCACCGTGGGGGCGGAGCCGGACGATCCGCGCCTGCTGTCGCTCGTCGGCGGGCTGTGTGCCGAGAGCGAGCGGTTCCGGCGGCTGTGGGCGCGGCAGGACGTGGTTCGGCCGAGCGGGGGGATGGCGCGGCTGCGCCATCCCGACGTGGGGTGCCTGGAGCTGTACCGCGAGAAGCTGGTCATCGCCGGGACCGGTGGGCAGACGCTCGTGATCTATCACGCGGAGGCGGGGTCGGCGTCCGCCCGGGCGCTCGACCTGCTCACCCTTTCCAGCACCCCTGATCGGGGTGCAGCCCGGCTCTGA
- a CDS encoding RNA polymerase sigma factor produces the protein MDSTPPSPPQSDPPRPPGGDIATALVEDLRPLLAAEAAAEAPSAGAEPGDLEQAVWLRLLERLHTVGPPHDPARWLLGAVRLEARRIRRLTRRSFPSHAEPADASWRGTEPQVAAALRRRALRAAVRRLPGRCATLVTALLSPQDLTYREIAGELGISQGSLGPERSRCLGCLRRMLSAEVALPAPRGKH, from the coding sequence ATGGACAGCACACCACCGAGCCCACCGCAATCGGACCCGCCCCGCCCGCCCGGCGGGGACATCGCCACCGCGCTCGTCGAGGACCTGCGCCCGCTGCTCGCCGCCGAGGCCGCGGCCGAGGCCCCCTCAGCGGGGGCCGAGCCGGGCGACCTGGAGCAGGCCGTGTGGCTGCGGCTCCTGGAGCGACTGCACACGGTGGGCCCCCCGCACGACCCGGCCCGCTGGCTGCTCGGCGCGGTGCGTCTGGAGGCACGCCGCATCCGGCGCCTCACCCGCAGGTCCTTCCCCTCCCACGCGGAGCCGGCCGACGCCTCCTGGCGCGGCACCGAACCGCAGGTCGCAGCCGCACTGCGGCGCCGCGCACTGCGCGCGGCGGTGCGCAGGCTCCCCGGCCGTTGCGCCACTCTCGTGACGGCACTCCTGTCTCCCCAGGACCTCACTTACCGTGAAATCGCAGGAGAGTTGGGTATCTCACAGGGCAGCCTGGGGCCTGAGCGCTCGCGCTGCCTGGGATGTCTGCGCAGAATGCTCAGCGCGGAGGTTGCACTTCCAGCCCCGCGGGGAAAGCACTGA
- a CDS encoding GNAT family N-acetyltransferase produces the protein MGMSVTISAADEQDAEQILKLQYLCYQREAELYGDYTIEPLTQSLAALKEELTRGRVLVARLGTEVVASVRGSLDDEGVAHIGKLIVHPRMQRHGLGGRLLSAVEEQLRGDGEVQRFQLSTGHRSEHNMRLYRRHGYAPAGSQRIDDALTLITLTKDPEAPAFMASA, from the coding sequence ATGGGCATGAGCGTGACCATCTCTGCGGCGGACGAGCAGGACGCGGAGCAGATCCTCAAACTGCAGTACCTCTGTTACCAGAGGGAGGCCGAGCTGTACGGCGACTACACGATCGAGCCGCTCACCCAGTCGCTCGCCGCGCTGAAGGAGGAGCTCACCCGGGGCCGGGTGCTCGTGGCGCGGCTCGGCACGGAGGTGGTGGCCTCGGTCCGGGGCAGCCTCGACGACGAGGGCGTCGCCCACATCGGCAAGCTCATCGTGCACCCCCGGATGCAGCGGCACGGCCTCGGCGGCCGCCTGCTCTCGGCCGTCGAGGAGCAGCTGCGCGGCGACGGCGAGGTGCAGCGCTTCCAGCTCTCCACCGGCCACCGCAGCGAGCACAACATGCGGCTGTACCGCCGGCACGGCTACGCGCCCGCGGGCAGCCAGCGGATCGACGACGCGCTCACCCTGATCACCCTGACGAAGGACCCCGAGGCCCCGGCCTTCATGGCCAGCGCCTGA
- a CDS encoding GNAT family N-acetyltransferase — protein MTTPFSGFPDISISTERLVLRPLDDGDLQAFTEMMNDELVTAWTTVPTPYTEQDARTLVGSEAPALRKEGRGVVLAVAEFLTQRLVGVVQMHDADWRVRSAVLSYAIAPWARGEGYASEALFAMAQWMFHDQKFERLELRTAADNTAAQQVAQKIGCISEGVLRGAYIARSRTEDGGWTDVRTDLIVWSLLPEDLEGVPEHLADHGGFSTYSDWS, from the coding sequence ATGACGACACCCTTCTCGGGGTTCCCCGACATCTCCATCAGCACGGAGCGGCTGGTGCTGCGCCCGCTCGACGACGGCGACCTCCAGGCCTTCACCGAGATGATGAACGACGAGCTGGTCACCGCCTGGACCACGGTGCCCACGCCCTACACCGAGCAGGACGCCCGGACCCTGGTCGGCAGCGAGGCGCCCGCGCTGCGGAAGGAGGGGCGGGGAGTGGTGCTGGCCGTCGCGGAGTTCCTCACCCAGCGCCTGGTCGGTGTGGTGCAGATGCACGACGCCGACTGGCGGGTGCGCTCCGCGGTGCTCTCCTACGCCATCGCGCCCTGGGCGCGCGGCGAGGGCTACGCGTCCGAGGCACTCTTCGCGATGGCGCAGTGGATGTTCCACGACCAGAAGTTCGAACGCCTGGAGCTGCGCACCGCCGCCGACAACACCGCGGCCCAGCAGGTCGCCCAGAAGATCGGCTGTATCAGCGAGGGCGTGCTCAGAGGCGCCTACATAGCCCGGAGCAGAACCGAGGACGGCGGCTGGACCGACGTGCGCACCGACCTCATCGTCTGGAGCCTGCTGCCGGAGGACCTGGAAGGCGTCCCCGAACACCTCGCCGACCACGGCGGCTTCTCCACCTACTCCGACTGGAGCTGA